A window of the Zeugodacus cucurbitae isolate PBARC_wt_2022May chromosome 2, idZeuCucr1.2, whole genome shotgun sequence genome harbors these coding sequences:
- the LOC105213587 gene encoding very low-density lipoprotein receptor, with amino-acid sequence MRSVIFSVLICYISVVINADNSEECEGSLCNNGECIDQLYWCDGSVQCEDKSDEMDCKKMLCGDADFKCYYGACIAYNKTCDKEINCLDGSDEWSDICKNVTPCPADKFQCGYGGCVDLDKKCDGTFDCPDQTDELPPLCDGPLLS; translated from the exons atgcgTTCAGTGATTTTTTCTGTGCTAATCTGCTACATTTCTGTAGTTATAAACG CTGATAACTCGGAAGAGTGCGAGGGATCACTATGCAATAATGGTGAATGCATTGATCAACTGTACTGGTGCGATGGATCTGTGCAGTGCGAAGATAAATCGGATGAAATGGATTGCAAAAAGATGTTATGCGGAGATGCAGATTTCAAATGTTACTATGGCGCCTGTATAGCATATAACAAAACTTGCGATAAAGAAATCAATTGTTTGGATGGCAGTGATGAATGGTCTgatatttgtaaaaatgttaCGCCGTGCCCAGCCGATAAATTCCAGTGTGGATATGGGGGATGTGTAGATCTCGACAAAAAATGTGATGGAACTTTCGATTGTCCCGACCAAACCGACGAGTTACCACCCTTGTGTGATGGACCTCTTCTAAGCTAA